From one Maniola jurtina chromosome 5, ilManJurt1.1, whole genome shotgun sequence genomic stretch:
- the LOC123865350 gene encoding uncharacterized protein LOC123865350 isoform X2 — translation MATGMLAILFSLLVITMGARVRRAQGFKLHPKNNDEPTPCTFNNREGICVHESACDAEHRIWEGGVIDDILFRNARQCKQNYWCCSTPTKQDRELTDEQMPDGYTTDEQATDRLTTTIRTTDIRTVDKPATNRKTTDRWASNTQTIVTSEQTTEKSDPRTDIANDNNNCLALEADVCPWCVLLYHSDGGQTAQNPFCLGALIGSKAIITASTCLMRAVNKTLYARLPNSSYPGKNYIISQRLFHPDYYTGTHAYDIGLLVIESDVTLQKSQGACLDFLGPLEGDCVGYGFDINWQIYSTILEVKNNSCGKAGNTDDAACGTNADAVCLVDFGAPILCPTDDNRLVLRGIARGRCDSNDQMLLGGIARSYTWIEKELEYMTIRRDSYILS, via the exons ATGGCCACTGGAATGCTCGCTATATTATTTTCGTTATTAGTTATAACGATGGGTGCTCGCGTAAGAAGAGCACAGGGATTCAAACTTCATCCcaaaaata ATGATGAACCAACTCCTTGTACATTTAATAACAGAGAGGGTATTTGTGTGCACGAGTCAGCTTGCGATGCAGAGCATAGGATTTGGGAAGGTGGTGTGATAGACGACATTCTCTTTAG GAACGCGAGACAATGCAAACAAAATTATTGGTGCTGCAGTACACCAACAAAACAAGATAGAGAGTTAACAGACGAACAGATGCCAGATGGATATACAACTGATGAACAGGCAAccgacagactgacaacaaccATACGGACAACAGACATACGGACAGTTGACAAACCGGCAACCAACAGAAAGACAACAGACAGGTGGGCATCAAACACTCAGACAATAGTAACAAGCGAACAGACAACAGAGAAGTCAGATCCACGAACAGATATCGCAAATG ATAACAATAATTGTCTAGCACTAGAGGCAGATGTGTGTCCTTGGTGTGTCCTACTTTACCA TTCTGATGGCGGTCAAACAGCACAAAATCCTTTCTGCTTGGGTGCTTTAATCGGTTCAAAGGCGATCATTACTGCATCCACTTGCCTTATGAGAGCTGTAAATAAGACGTTGTATGCCCGATTACCGAATTCATCTTATCCTGGAAAGAATTATATAATATCGCAGCGATTGTTCCATCCAGATTATTATACCG GAACACATGCATACGATATTGGTTTACTGGTTATAGAAAGTGACGTGACCTTACAAAAGTCACAAGGAGCCTGTCTTGATTTTTTGGGACCATTGGAAGGCGACTGTGTAGGATACGGGTTCGATATCAACTGGCAAATATATTCG ACGATTCTTGAAGTGAAGAATAATAGTTGCGGTAAAGCTGGCAACACAGACGATGCAGCATGTGGTACTAATGCGGATGCAGTATGTTTGGTTGATTTCGGAGCACCAATACTTTGTCCAACGGAT GACAATCGTCTAGTTCTTCGAGGAATAGCCCGTGGCAGATGTGATTCTAATGATCAGATGTTGCTTGGTGGTATCGCACGTTCTTACACATGGATTGAAAAAGAATTAGAATATATGACAATTCGTAGAGATTCATACATATTATCATAA
- the LOC123865353 gene encoding uncharacterized protein LOC123865353, translating into MVALTLLVVIFSLVTTTLQGARIQRLDLTPNRAGRTVSCTTKNNMQGVCVHESVCNEEHTILPGGVIDDSDFREKRPCASQGDWCCTSGVIPHPQIGAAHSDKCIAPENDVCPWCVLLYNVVDVKPIAHRPFCLGALIGSKVIITASTCLLAAQKKMLYAQVPNSANPGKNYTIIRRQFHPDYNSGSHEYDFGIVVMENDVAFDKGKSRGACIDFQKPLEGDCLGYGFDSNGKITSTILKVKRSSCSKNGSSIDAACGVNVDSVCIVAQGGPVLCPKNSRDLYLVGLARGVCNNDDQVTLGGISHSMKWIEEELELMNISKDVYT; encoded by the exons ATGGtggctttgacgctattagtggtTATATTTTCTTTGGTAACGACGACACTGCAGGGCGCTCGGATTCAACGATTGGATCTCACCCCAAATAGAGCCG GTCGAACAGTCTCATGCACTACGAAAAATAATATGCAGGGGGTATGTGTTCATGAATCTGTTTGTAATGAAGAACACACGATATTGCCTGGAGGTGTGATAGACGATAGTGATTTTAG AGAAAAAAGGCCATGCGCATCCCAAGGTGATTGGTGCTGTACTTCAGGCGTGATTCCTCATCCACAGATTGGTGCTGCCCATAGTG ataAATGTATTGCACCAGAAAACGATGTGTGTCCTTGGTGCGTTTTACTTTACAA TGTTGTGGATGTAAAGCCGATAGCACATCGTCCTTTCTGCCTGGGAGCTCTTATCGGGTCGAAAGTCATCATCACGGCATCAACTTGTCTTTTGGCAGCTCAGAAGAAAATGCTGTACGCTCAAGTACCGAACTCTGCTAACCCTGGGAAAAACTATACTATAATTCGTCGACAGTTTCATCCGGATTATAACAGCG GTTCACACGAGTACGATTTTGGCATAGTCGTTATGGAAAATGACGTGGCCTTCGACAAGGGGAAGTCCCGAGGGGCCTGTATCGATTTCCAGAAACCATTGGAAGGCGATTGTTTGGGATATGGGTTCGATAGTAACGGGAAAATTACTTCG ACAATTTTGAAAGTGAAGAGAAGCAGTTGCAGTAAAAACGGTAGCTCAATAGATGCTGCGTGTGGTGTAAACGTGGATAGCGTGTGTATCGTGGCTCAAGGAGGTCCCGTGCTTTGCCCAAAAAAT AGTCGGGATCTATATCTCGTAGGCCTAGCTCGCGGTGTATGCAACAATGACGACCAAGTGACCCTTGGTGGCATTTCCCACTCTATGAAATGGATAGAAGAAGAACTTGAATTAATGAATATAAGTAAAGATGTGTACACATAG
- the LOC123865350 gene encoding uncharacterized protein LOC123865350 isoform X1: MILFSSRYLLSELRKTKMATGMLAILFSLLVITMGARVRRAQGFKLHPKNNDEPTPCTFNNREGICVHESACDAEHRIWEGGVIDDILFRNARQCKQNYWCCSTPTKQDRELTDEQMPDGYTTDEQATDRLTTTIRTTDIRTVDKPATNRKTTDRWASNTQTIVTSEQTTEKSDPRTDIANDNNNCLALEADVCPWCVLLYHSDGGQTAQNPFCLGALIGSKAIITASTCLMRAVNKTLYARLPNSSYPGKNYIISQRLFHPDYYTGTHAYDIGLLVIESDVTLQKSQGACLDFLGPLEGDCVGYGFDINWQIYSTILEVKNNSCGKAGNTDDAACGTNADAVCLVDFGAPILCPTDDNRLVLRGIARGRCDSNDQMLLGGIARSYTWIEKELEYMTIRRDSYILS; this comes from the exons ATGATTTTATTCAGTTCGCGTTACCTTTTAAGtgaactaaggaaaactaaa ATGGCCACTGGAATGCTCGCTATATTATTTTCGTTATTAGTTATAACGATGGGTGCTCGCGTAAGAAGAGCACAGGGATTCAAACTTCATCCcaaaaata ATGATGAACCAACTCCTTGTACATTTAATAACAGAGAGGGTATTTGTGTGCACGAGTCAGCTTGCGATGCAGAGCATAGGATTTGGGAAGGTGGTGTGATAGACGACATTCTCTTTAG GAACGCGAGACAATGCAAACAAAATTATTGGTGCTGCAGTACACCAACAAAACAAGATAGAGAGTTAACAGACGAACAGATGCCAGATGGATATACAACTGATGAACAGGCAAccgacagactgacaacaaccATACGGACAACAGACATACGGACAGTTGACAAACCGGCAACCAACAGAAAGACAACAGACAGGTGGGCATCAAACACTCAGACAATAGTAACAAGCGAACAGACAACAGAGAAGTCAGATCCACGAACAGATATCGCAAATG ATAACAATAATTGTCTAGCACTAGAGGCAGATGTGTGTCCTTGGTGTGTCCTACTTTACCA TTCTGATGGCGGTCAAACAGCACAAAATCCTTTCTGCTTGGGTGCTTTAATCGGTTCAAAGGCGATCATTACTGCATCCACTTGCCTTATGAGAGCTGTAAATAAGACGTTGTATGCCCGATTACCGAATTCATCTTATCCTGGAAAGAATTATATAATATCGCAGCGATTGTTCCATCCAGATTATTATACCG GAACACATGCATACGATATTGGTTTACTGGTTATAGAAAGTGACGTGACCTTACAAAAGTCACAAGGAGCCTGTCTTGATTTTTTGGGACCATTGGAAGGCGACTGTGTAGGATACGGGTTCGATATCAACTGGCAAATATATTCG ACGATTCTTGAAGTGAAGAATAATAGTTGCGGTAAAGCTGGCAACACAGACGATGCAGCATGTGGTACTAATGCGGATGCAGTATGTTTGGTTGATTTCGGAGCACCAATACTTTGTCCAACGGAT GACAATCGTCTAGTTCTTCGAGGAATAGCCCGTGGCAGATGTGATTCTAATGATCAGATGTTGCTTGGTGGTATCGCACGTTCTTACACATGGATTGAAAAAGAATTAGAATATATGACAATTCGTAGAGATTCATACATATTATCATAA